The Acanthochromis polyacanthus isolate Apoly-LR-REF ecotype Palm Island chromosome 5, KAUST_Apoly_ChrSc, whole genome shotgun sequence genome includes a window with the following:
- the bloc1s1 gene encoding biogenesis of lysosome-related organelles complex 1 subunit 1, translated as MLSRLLKEHQAKQNERKEQQERRRREAIAAATCLTEALVDHLNVGVAQAYVNQRKLDHEVKTLQVQASQFSKQTAQWISMVEGFNQALKEIGDVENWARSIEMDMRTIATALEYVHKGQLQSTCS; from the exons ATGCTGTCTCGTCTGCTGAAGGAGCACCAGGCGAAGCAAAATGAGCGGAAGGAGCAGCAGG AGAGGCGAAGACGTGAAGCTATTGCTGCAGCCACTTGTCTGACAGAAGCCCTGGTGGACCACCTCAACGTTGG TGTTGCCCAGGCATATGTAAACCAACGTAAGCTTGACCATGAGGTGAAGACGCTCCAAGTGCAGGCGAGCCAGTTCTCCAAACAGACTGCTCAGTGGATCAGCATGGTGGAGGGTTTCAATCAAGCCTTAAAG GAAATTGGGGATGTGGAGAACTGGGCTCGCAGTATTGAGATGGACATGAGGACGATTGCCACAGCTCTGGAGTACGTACACAAGGGTCAGCTTCAGTCCACTTGCTCATAA
- the itcha gene encoding itchy E3 ubiquitin protein ligase a, which produces MKAQLQVTVISAKLKENKKNWFGPSPYVEVAVDGQSKRTEKCNNTHSPKWKQALTVIVTPVSKLIFRVWSHQTLKADILLGMAVLEISKILKANDLKLCEVVQTLQLCSDRDPREVVGDLSICLDGMQVDSETFASAEREQAALPNGNARQNGDTGNRSSRDTSPSSDSEEWVIVPNGHAVNGTGSPSRSPEDSTTSRPPRPSRPPPPMPRKPAASPTSSSSSSPSELSEGPASDGSSQASASGCSDQQEESGAGAAPATSTQTASGPKPAASASTAPAATTPRITPVNNGPLPPGWEQRVDQNGRVYYVDHIEKRTTWDRPESLPTGWERRVDPMGRVYYVDHITRTTTWQRPTQESVRNYEEWQHQRSQLQGAMQQFNQRFIYGLQDQLAATTSKEFDPLGPLPHGWEKRTDTNGRVYFVHHPTRTTQWEDPRTQGLLNDKPLPEGWEMRFTVDGIPYFVDHNRRTTTYIDPRTGKSSLENGPQITYVRDFKAKVQYFRFWCQQLSMPQHIKITVSRKTLFEDSFQQIMSFHPQDLRRRLWLIFPGEEGLDYGGVAREWFFLLSHEVLNPMYCLFEYAGKDNYCLQINPASYINPDHLKYFKFIGRFIAMALFHGKFIDTGFSLPFYKRILNKPLALKDLESIDPEFYNSLIWIKDNNIEECGLEMFFSVDKEILGEVTTHELKPDGGNLQVTEENKEEYIRLVAEWRLSRGVEEQTQAFFEGFNEVLPQQYLQYFDAKELEVMLCGMQEIDLVEWQRHTIYRHYARSSKQILWFWQFVKEMDNEKRMRLLQFVTGTCRLPLGGFADLMGSNGPQKFCIEKVGKENWLPRSHTCFNRLDLPPYKSYEQLKEKLMFAIEETEGFGQE; this is translated from the exons ATGAAGGCCCAACTGCAAGTCACAG TGATTTCAGccaaactgaaagaaaacaaaaagaactggTTTGGTCCCAGTCCGTATGTTGAGGTAGCCGTGGATGGCCAGTCAAAGAGGACTGAGAAgtgcaacaacacacacagtcccAAATGGAAGCAAGCTCTCACAGT AATTGTGACTCCGGTCAGCAAGCTGATCTTTCGTGTTTGGAGCCATCAAACACTGAAGGCAGACATCCTGCTGGGAATGGCCGTACTGGAGATCAGCAAGATTCTCAAGGCAAATGACCTCAAAT TATGTGAGGTGGTGCAGACGCTGCAGCTGTGCTCTGACAGAGACCCCCGGGAGGTTGTTGGTGACTTGTCGATCTGTCTGGACGGCATGCAAGTAGACTCAGAAACCTTTGCCTCGGCGGAGAGAGAACAAG cTGCTCTTCCAAATGGAAATGCAAGACAAAATGGAGACACTGGCAACAG ATCAAGCAGGGACACATCTCCATCCAGTGACTCAGAGGAATGGGTCATAGTACCCAATGGTCATGCTGTCAATGGTACGGGCTCCCCATCCCGATCTCCAGAGGACTCCACAACCTCACGTCCTCCTAGACCTTCACGACCTCCTCCTCCTATGCCACGGAAACCAGCAGCCTCACCAA cttcttccaGCAGCTCTTCCCCCAGTGAGCTCAGTGAGGGCCCTGCTTCTGATGGTTCCTCTCAGGCGTCGGCTAGTGGGTGTTCAGATCAGCAGGAAGAATCGGGTGCAGGAGCAGCACCTGCAACTTCCACACAGACAGCAAGTGGTCCCAAACCAGCAGCCTCTGCCTCCACAGCTCCGGCTGCAACAACACCCAGAATCACTCCCGTTAACAACGGTCCCTTGCCACCAGG GTGGGAGCAAAGGGTGGACCAGAACGGACGGGTGTACTATGTGGACCACATTGAGAAGAGAACGACCTGGGACAGGCCTGAGTCTTTGCCTACAGG GTGGGAGCGCAGGGTGGACCCGATGGGTAGAGTGTACTATGTTGACCACATAACCCGAACTACCACATGGCAACGCCCCACACAGGAGTCAGTACGCAACTATGAGGAGTGGCAGCACCAGCGCAGCCAACTCCAGGGAGCCATGCAGCAGTTTAACCAGAGGTTCATTTACGGG CTCCAAGACCAGTTGGCAGCAACAACCAGTAAAGAGTTTGACCCACTAGGACCTCTTCCACATGGTTGGG AGAAGAGAACAGACACCAATGGCAGAGTGTATTTTGTTCATCACCCAACTCGGACGACTCAGTGGGAGGACCCAAGGACGCAGGG GCTGCTGAATGATAAGCCCCTGCCTGAAGGTTGGGAGATGAGGTTCACTGTGGATGGTATTCCATATTTTGTTGACCACAACAGGCGAACGACTACCTACATTGACCCTCGCACTGGGAAATCCTCGCT TGAGAACGGACCACAGATAACCTATGTCAGGGACTTCAAAGCCAAAGTGCAATACTTCAGGTTCTGGTGTCAG CAATTATCGATGCCTCAGCACATTAAGATTACTGTCTCGCGTAAGACTTTGTTTGAGGATTCATTTCAGCAG ATCATGAGTTTTCACCCTCAAGATCTGAGGCGGAGACTGTGGCTCATCTTCCCTGGCGAGGAAGGATTAGATTACGGAGGCGTGGCGAG aGAGTGGTTTTTCTTGCTGTCTCACGAGGTGCTGAATCCCATGTACTGTTTGTTTGAGTATGCTGGAAAGGACAACTACTGTCTTCAGATCAACCCGGCTTCTTACATCAACCCTGATCACCTCAAGTACTTCAAGTTCATAGGACGCTTTATTGCTATG gcCTTGTTCCATGGCAAATTCATCGACACGGGTTTCTCCCTGCCGTTCTACAAGCGTATTCTGAACAAACCTCTGGCTCTGAAAGACCTGGAGTCCATAGATCCAGAATTTTATAATTCACTCATTTGGATTAA GGACAATAACATAGAGGAGTGTGGTCTGGAGATGTTCTTCTCAGTTGACAAGGAGATCCTGGGGGAGGTCACCACTCATGAACTGAAGCCAGATGGAGGAAACCTCCAAGTAACTGAGGAAAACAAGGAGGAGTACATCAG GCTGGTGGCAGAGTGGAGGCTGTCCAGAGGGGTGGAGGAGCAGACGCAGGCTTTCTTTGAGGGCTTCAATGAAGTTCTTCCCCAGCAGTATCTTCAGTACTTTGATGCTAAGGAATTAGAG GTGATGCTGTGTGGGATGCAGGAGATAGATCTGGTGGAGTGGCAGAGACACACCATCTATAGACATTATGCCCGAAGCAGCAAACAGATCCTTTGGTTCTGGCAG TTTGTGAAGGAGATGGACAACGAAAAAAGGATGAgactgctgcagtttgtcacaGGAACCTGTCGTCTTCCTTTGGGGGGCTTTGCTGACCTGATGG GAAGCAATGGTCCACAGAAGTTTTGCATCGAAAAAGTGGGCAAAGAAAACTGGCTTCCAAGAAGCCACACATG CTTTAATCGTCTGGACCTCCCTCCTTATAAGAGCTATGAGCAGCTGAAGGAGAAACTCATGTTCGCCATAGAGGAGACGGAAGGCTTTGGGCAGGAGTGA